The sequence CTCCTGCCATCTGGACGGCGTCTTCTGTGGCCCCTGCTTTGTGTTTAACAGCAACAAAGAGACCGTCCTGGTGTCCACCCCTCTGAAGGACTGGTCCAATGGCAAAAAGATCCTGGAGAGGCACAGCAGGTCCAAAGAGCACGGCAGAGCCGCCGTCAAGACTGAGGCGTTTGCAGCCTATGAGCTCAAGAAGAAGCTTTCCGAGCAGGGCCAGCTGGCCCTGAAGCGCATGGTCAGGCTCATCCTTCTCTGCGGCAGGCACCACATCTTGCTGGGCCCGGGGCCCACGGTCACCAAGACCTTGGACACCCTCTCTCGCTACATGGCCGAGCTGGACCCACTGTTGCAGGAGAACCTGAGCAGCGGCCCCTGCGCCGCCCGCCAGTCCTCGGAACGGACGCAGGAGGAGCTCATCCAGCTCATCGGCCTTCAGATCCAGAGTAAGGTCCTGGCCCGGGTAAGAGACGCCAAGTTCTTCAGTCTGATCGTTGGTGGAGGTTCGGGAAGGTCCAGCTCCCTCTCGCTGTCCCTGCGCTACGTGCATCGGCCCAGCGAAGGGCCTGTGGAGATCTGTGAAGACCCCATAGACTTCATAGAGGCTCCTGGCGCGGCAGAGAGCCTGCTCAAGCTCTTCCTACAGAGGATGTCGGCCTGGGGGCTGCAGAAGGAGCTCCTACGGGGCTACAGTTACCGGGGCCCTGGCCCCCAGAGGGGCCAGCGGGCACGCGTCTGCACCCTCCTTCCCGGAGCCGTCTGCTCAGCCTCCGGGCACCAGCTGCCTGCCGCCGTCCTGCACTCCTGTGACCTGCGGCCAGTCACCAAGTTACTAGACACACTGAGCAAAACTTCACTGGCACTGAGGTCCTCGGCAGAGCTGCTCAGCCCCAGACTTCTGGCTCCCGGGGCCTTCCTAGATGTCGGTGGCCACCCTGGGGAGGGGGACGATGGCCCAGAGGAAGTGGGGGGCCGAGCCGACCCCTGGCATCCCCACCTGGCAGATGTGCTTCGAGCTTTCCGAGACGAGTATCCCGCGATCCTCAGTGCCCTGCGGAAGGCAGCCGAGCACTGTGGTGATGCTGAAAGCCTCTTTTACTCTCTCACCAAGTTTGACTTCTTGGTGACCCTGGTCTCTGTGGAGTTCATCCTTTCATGCACCAAGTCCCTGCCCCTGGACCTGCAGCAGGGGGACCCCGACCTCCTCCATCTCTCAGCTGAGGCAAATCTCATCCTCCAGAGGCTCAGGAAAATGAAAGACAAGGACGACCCCGGGTTTGAGGTGCTCTACGATGATGTGAAGCTCTTAGCAGCTAGTGTGGGGGTGGAAGAGTCCCCACCACTGGTGTGTGGCCAGCCAGTGTCCCCTGATGACTTTAACACACAGGACCTCCGGGAGGGCTACAAGACGTCCTTGTTCATCCCGTTTCTGGACCATGTCATGTCTGAGCTCCAGGAGCAGCTGCTGGACAGCTCGCCTCGCTTCCTGGCCCAGTACCTCATCCCAGACAAGCTGCCCCTGTTGGAGAGCCAGGAGGCTGAAGCGGCCCTCCATGATGCGTTCCAGGGAGATCTCCCCAGCCCGGACAGTTTTCACCTGGAGTTGCAGAGGTGGAGAGAGAACTGGACAGAAGTCCCCAGGGAGGAGCGGCCCAGCAGCCTCCTGAACGCCCTGCAGCACCTGAACCCCTTCCGTTTCCCCAGCATCAACGCGGCCCTCTCCGTCCTGGCCACCATGCCCATCAGCGTCGCCCCCGGGGAGCGGGCCTCCAGGGCGCTGGAGAGAGCCAGGATGTGGCAGCAGGACCCAGGGCAGGCAAGCCAGCTCCCGGGCCTGGCCCTGATGGCCATCCATCAGGATATCGAGGTGGATGTGGACCAGGTCTTGCGAGGGCTCCATCTATTCACGCACTGACTCACTGGGGGCCTGGGGAGTGTAGAAGCCACTGGCAGATGAAGATGGCCTAAGAGGGAAGGGTCTCTGGGGCTTCACGCCTGTATACAATAGCACTGGCCTCCCCCGCCCTCAGCTTGCCCTTTTTTGGTCCGTTTTTGGAGACAatcagggttgagtgacttgcctagggtcatgcagctaggccatatttaaattcaggtccttctaATTTCAAGGCCAATGGCTCTAGCCATTGTGCAACACAGCTGCTCCCTTAAATTGCTTTTGATgccgagtttttttttttttttaaacagtattatTTAAAAGGAGGTTTCCCAAAGTAAAAGACAGTGTTTTTTTCACATTTCCCTCTCAAGAAATTGGGGAAGGTCAAGGTTGGGTCCTGTGGACCTAAATTTTTTTGGGTGGGAGCCGAGTCTATATAATTGCAGGGTTTTGTGGCCAAACAAAAAGGTAGAACCTTGAAACATTGTTGTTCTCAGGTAGCCTGGGGTGACTCCCTCAATTTTGTCTAGAGGTCGGGAGAGGGACAGGGTCTAGAGGAGACTGTCCCCAAGTGTTCTGGAGGTTCTCATCTCATCAGCACACCTGAGTGTCTCAGTTGTCACAGTATATCCACAGGTGTGATGTGCTGTACCTGCATGGGTGTGACTCCCTGCACCTGCATAGGTGTGACACTCTGTATTTGAAGCCTTGCAGGGGGTGGATCTGAGAGCAGGACACAGCTATGGGACTGAGATTCTGGCCAGCATCTCCTATAGGTTCAGGGGAACCATGGGTAATGAGGGGCAGCTTCCCCAAAGCCACAGCTTCACAGAACAGGTGCAGGAAGGCTTCAGGAAAGGTGACAGTGGCCACACATGCTCTCTGGGTAACCTGTGAATATTCTCCTGTTTGAGCCTATGTGATTtcaggaaagaaatggaagatttCTTCTCTAATAGTAATTCAGAATTTTAGAGAGCAGTCGTACAGCTTAGTGGTTGAAGTTGAGCCTCTGACATTTAGTGCCTGGCTGGCTCTCGGCCTTACCTCCATGTGCCCCAAGGGGAACTTTGCTCACCGGGAGATCCAGATCTTTCTGGGCTCCCcatccccaaaataaataaaaataacatcatgattacaattttgtctttgtgtctccagcTCTTGGTAAATTCTTGTGGAATTGGAAGCTCTTTCCCTCCCCAAACCCTGTGGCCGTAGTGGTGGAAACCCCACCCTCTCCATACTGCAGGTTTGGTGTCTTACTTGTAGGTCTTTCATTTGTGCTTCTTCTTTATGGGTGACTTGGATACTCCTGGAGTCATGACtgcccctccacacacacactcagactATCTAGGTGACCCTGGGCTCCCCGACTTTGCAGGCAGCTATTAGCCACTTCTGCTGCCTCTGCTCCTTGTGGGTAACACTACTAACACttggtattgttttgtttttttgctgagacaataggggttaagtgacttgcccagggtcatgcagctggGAAGttttgtgtctgaggccagatttgaacttgggtcctcctgacttcagggctggtgccttacccactgcaccacccagctgccccttattttgtttttcaaatttaagaCACCTAGATCCAGGATCTTTTGAATACTCGTTACTCTCCTCCTTTGTTACTGGtaaaaaattatgggaaaaaaacaaaaaccaaacaatgaaTTGGGCTGTGTAAGGGAGGAATGTCTGCTGGAGACAATTTGGAAGAACATCTTGCTCAGTTAGAATCTGGGAGTGGTTTCGGATGATAAAGAGGAGACAGGATGTCCTGGGATGGTTCTGTAGAGATTGTCCCTCCCAGCCAAACCAGCCGCCTCTGGGAATTCTTCTGCTCCAAGTCCAGCCCCTAAGAGGTCATACCCCGGCTTCCCAACCTGGAAGTGGGGTGGGGAGTGGGAAAGGGTTGGAGAGGATACATTTTGTATGGTTATTTCAGAATAATTTGATAACTGGAGTTGAATGTCATTCCTTTGTAAttcaatgcattttattttggtCATTTAAAAACCTGGTTCTGAAACAAGCTTCCATAGGTTTTCCTAAACTGCCAGAGAGATCCTTGATGCATTAAAGGTTAAAATCCCTGTCCTCGCAGATTGGGAGATGGAAGAATGAGGGGTGCTGAGTTAATTGGGAAGGCGGTGAAGATAGCCATTGAGCTGTGTGGATGTCGGTACAGTTCTGGAAGAGACACCAAGAGGTGTCTCTCTTCGATGGCCTGGGAGCTCCCTGGGAGTAGGGACGACTCTGCCTTCTTTGTCACTAAGCATAGTAGGCACTGAAATACTAATTGACAGACCAGTTTCACAGgagcatagatttaaaattggaaaggacctaAGAGGCCTGCTAGTCCAACTCTTCTCCCTCCTTAAAATGTATCttgattgatagattgatttttatttatttgttttttaaataaattttcattgaccctttttcttttttatatcacgGTCATTTCCTCTACTATCcttatttctctgtctcccagagaaccatcctATATAACAGAGACCAAACACAAGAAGGAAAATCAGCGTGTTAAAAAGCACTGCACCATGGGAAGTGTCTGCTACTTGTGGACCTCAGCCCCCTTCCAAGGGGAGCCAGGCAGGCTTCCAGTTCGGAGCCAGGCTTATTCTGAAGCATTTTGCCGCATCCACGTTATTTTGGGGGTGTTGTGGCTGATGTAGAAcgttgttttcctggctctgctgcCTTCCCGGTACATGTATCTTTCCAGGCTTCGGGATCTCACACACACAACTGTTGTATTCACATACCCACTGATGGGGGCAGCAACTTTGTTTCCAGTCTTTGCTGCTACAAGTATCTTGGTGTCCGTGGACGATGCTCCCATCACGGCCTCCTTGGACTGTGGAGCAGGAATTTTTACGGTCCTTGCTACACAAATAAACCAGCACAGATGACGGAGATGGTCGGGTCTGACTCTGGGACCAGTggacttggggggaggggagcaatactggagtggcttgccatttccttctccaaggtgctcccattttatagatgaggaactgaggcaatcaggagttaagtgacttgcccagggtcacatagtttgCACTAGTCagtcaggacttgaacccagaccttcctgGCTTCAAGATTCATTCTGCCATCCCCTGTCCCACGCTTCCATTGTcttttacatataaagacaatgtTGTTTGGTCGGTTAACTTTTTTTGAGTTTACCACCTGCCGGCTTGGTCTGATTTCTTTGAGGAGATCAGGCACGatctaaatagaaaataaacctTTACAAAGCAAGGGAGTAGCTGTGAGCCAGGGAGGCTGCAGAGTGAGGGCTCCTTTTTCACAGAAGAGACTTGACTGAAGCTGAGTTTTGCCCAAAAGATAAGATGGTTTAGGTTTTAAGGTCAGAGGGAGCATGCGGCCTCAGCCGGGGATGCACTCCTGGGTGTTTGTAGAAAAGTTTCTCCTGTGTGGGTTCTGTAGAAGGCAGGAGAGGCTGTTTCGTGGATGCTTTTGGATCTCGCTGCGTCTTAGCTTGGGAAAGGGGCTTCTGTCCTCGAGACCACCCTGGCACGGAAGAGCCAAGCCCCTGCTTCACAGATAATGATTCATCAAGAAAAGCGAACCAGGAGGCTGTCGGGCCGTGATTAGGGAGTCACAATTGGAAAGGGGAATAGTAAATCCAATGTGACGTCAGAGGGGAAGCATGAACATTAGGTAGACTCTGGAGGGGTTTCTGTAGGAGGCGGTATCTGAGCTAAGCTTTGActcaacaaatattaaaacacCTACTGTGAGCCAAGCCCTGAAGATAATGAGAAAAAACGTGGCTCCGGCCCTCTTGGAGCTGTCACCAAAGAGGCAAAGGTGTTCACGTGCTAGTATATGAAAAATGTCTCAGCTAAAATCAACCAAGCCAATatgtacttattaagcacctactagataCATACAGAGAATCTGGTGGAGGTGAGGAAGACACCGATTCTTCAGGAGGCCCTGAGCCTGAGGATGGAGATCCTTGTCTGGGCAATTCTGCTCTGGCTGATCCAGTCAGAATGGCCTCTCGGAGCCTCGAGGGGTGGATGGAGGTAGGGCTGGATCCCAGGGATCCCGGTTCACTGGTACAGATTTATATCTGAGAAGTCAGTGAATCCATTTCACAGAGAAGAACACTTGAGACCAGTGACTTGCTCACTCACACAACTAGTGACTATCTAAATGAGGATCCAAGCCCAGGTCTTCTGGCTCAAACATCCAGCAATGGACTCTCACCTGTCATGGGGCTCCACATCCACACTAACATTGTACTTTATCAAGTGTAACATTCCCTTAGAACCATTCCCTGCCCTCCAGGACTTCCCCTTCCAGCAATGATTCAAGCAGTGAAGATCCTTTCCCCTCTAGACCAGGGAAGCCAGAGATCTTTACTAACTGGAGCCATTTCTCCTTTTAAGCCTGTTTCCCATCCTTAATCCATTTTCCCAAGCCTTAGCAcctatttttaaccttttgtaGCTTTCCTAAAAGAAGTTAGGATTTAGAGAAAAGGGGGTGGAGGAATTTTAGGGCAGGGCCTTGTTTCTTGAGAAATTGGATTAAGGACAGGTTCCTTTAGGTTGgtctggaaaggactttagcCTGGagaaatattcaatcaattgaCTAAAAAGTAGGTTTTAATGTGGTCCTGTGGGAGAAGGCTTAGGCTCACCACTCCACATGGTCTtccttctgtccctcctttcccccctttctctctcctcctcctttttccctctaccctttttcctctcattttcttcccttcctccctccctccctcctcttctgcttctgtttctctcttccctccttcacttcctttctcttcctttttccctccctccctctctcccctccctatatctctctccttccctccctttatttACTTTTGCAGAAGGACCTTTACTCTGAAGACAGAGCAAGACCAAATGtgttcccctttccttcccccgcTATGTCTCACTCTCCGCAGGAATAGGCCCAGAGCTTGGCTGAGTTCCTACATAGTGCATGCACTAAGTCCATGTCCAGAGGTGGCTTGGCTACCACCAGATGAGTCCTTCCCTCAGCTTCCACAGAGCAGGGATCCTGAAGGTCCCTTGAGGAGGTAGCAGCAAAGGGACAGAGTCTGGAGCTCCAGGACCCCGGTACTTCTCCTGCCCGTTCCAGCTCCCAAGGTTGGAGGCTCCGGTCTTCTTCAGGCCTGATGGGTAGAAGGCCTCCTTTTAGGACTTGGTCTCTCATCGGGCACTGGGAGTGATGTGGTCCTGAACAAAGCAAAGGAAGGCCCCCCCGCCAGATTTCAGGGGGCAGTCTCTGGCACACGAAAGTCTCCTCTCCCCCCAGGCCCCACTTTTTCCAGGCTCATCCCTTCGGCACTGCTGGTTCTACATGGGTCACGGCACCGGGGAGGTGGGGGCCAAGCTGCCATTACTGCCCCTAGTCTGTTTCCATCATGCCAATCCCGGTCACATAGACAGAGCCCCGAGTCACAGCCCTGGGACACCCAAACATGCAGCCATCGTTAGCTGGGATCCGCATTCCCACTGGAGCAGCTCCCTGCCCCCAGCACCCAAAGGCTGAACAAGAAAGGGGAGCAAACCCTTCTCCACAGCCCAGATCTCGGCCCCCTTTTCTTCATCAGTTTCTCTGTGTCCTTCCAGGGCAGCTGGGCTTCCACATTCCTTAAGGAGCCACTTGCCCACAGCTCCTTCCCCTGCCACCCACAAAGAGCACGGCGGTCCCGGGGGACCCCAGGCTAAAACGGAGTAGGGGAGTCAGGAGCACTGAACCCCCCAAACATACTGGAGTTTCATTATGGGGACATATGGGACACCAATGTTGGGGAGCAGGGATGAATCCCCCAAATATATTGGGGTTTGGACCAGTGTCTCTGGCTTAAacctccaaatcaagaggcaaagattgtTTATTTTACCACTGGTGGGTGGGCAATGTTCCCTTAGGAAGTTTTAGCCATTAGCAATGGGAAGGCGCCATTAAAGCAGCTAAGTCCCTAGTGAGCTAGCCATTGGGACGCTCCTAAAAGGACTTAGCAAAGAAGTGGGTGCTGGGGAGGAGCCCCCTCGGGACCCGCCTTCTGCAGCTCGGCCTTCAGACGGGAGACAGTGTCAGGGGCCAGGATAAAGGCGTTAATGTGAAGGTTTAGATAATCCGGTCAATGCCGAGCCTATGGAGCTCAGGCCCAGGCACTGCAGGGAAAGCCCATCAAATTCACCAAAAGCCTCCTCAGGCCCGGCCCTCCCTGGGGCCCACCCAGCCCCCAGGTGCCCACAGAGACAGGGCCTTTTCCTAGGCTTAGTCACTGTCAAAACTGTCTCCCCAGGCCCAGAACACAGCAGGAACAGACCCCGATCACTGATGGAAAAAGGCTTTAGCTCTTCCCAGAACAGGAGACCAAGGAATTTGGGACTTTGTCCCACACCGGGATCCAGCCCCATTGGACATGGGGGGGCTGGGaacaatatgtatgtgtgtgtgtgtgtgcatctgcacacgtatgtgtatgtatgtatctgcacacgtatgtgtatgtgcacacgAATGTAAGTCTGTAGGTTATATGTATCCTAtctgtgggggtggggtgggcatACATAGTCCTTGCACTACATTCGGTTTCCTTGGTAACCCAGGTctcttatacttttaaaaacaggATCCGAGAAGGGCCGGGCCTGACCCAGATGCTCAAAGGGGCAGAGTAAGGATGCCTGACAGGGGTAATCGGTCCCTCCCCCCTCTCAGCCCCTCAGCCTCctgacttggggggggggggaggaggaaggccCTGACAAGGGCCTCGGAACCCAGCTCTGTGCCCTCGGGCCAGGCCCCGGGGCCTCGGTTTCCTGCCCTGTAAATGTGGCCGGTAACATGGCTGGTCATTGTGAGATGGCTCCACCAGGGGGCACCATGGTGCACAGAGTGCAGGAGGACCAGACCctccctagttgtgtgactccgGGCAAGTCGCTTCCCACccaatgcctcagtttcctcatctgtaaaatgagctggagaaggaactggaaacGCTCCagatctttgtcaaggaaaccccatttggggtcacAGGAAGTCACACAGACTGGCACGGCTCAGCAACCATAATTATGTTGTTCCATGCTGGCCGATGATGCctaaatctatataaataaaattaagacgCAAAGGAatctgt comes from Sarcophilus harrisii chromosome 5, mSarHar1.11, whole genome shotgun sequence and encodes:
- the LOC105750827 gene encoding 52 kDa repressor of the inhibitor of the protein kinase-like, yielding MEEPAQQRRCLSGAQKRKPARPAPEAPHKLPRAASSLLPAGRAAPGPEMELDSQSSKKGEDCPLGGGALDLSVTRPAQQASLPEPPRAPDQEDIGLLDRWRLTEGQKRAILASRWVPPSNFQFPKRLMGSGASQKYRRCSAQLLQDYQFARYSCHLDGVFCGPCFVFNSNKETVLVSTPLKDWSNGKKILERHSRSKEHGRAAVKTEAFAAYELKKKLSEQGQLALKRMVRLILLCGRHHILLGPGPTVTKTLDTLSRYMAELDPLLQENLSSGPCAARQSSERTQEELIQLIGLQIQSKVLARVRDAKFFSLIVGGGSGRSSSLSLSLRYVHRPSEGPVEICEDPIDFIEAPGAAESLLKLFLQRMSAWGLQKELLRGYSYRGPGPQRGQRARVCTLLPGAVCSASGHQLPAAVLHSCDLRPVTKLLDTLSKTSLALRSSAELLSPRLLAPGAFLDVGGHPGEGDDGPEEVGGRADPWHPHLADVLRAFRDEYPAILSALRKAAEHCGDAESLFYSLTKFDFLVTLVSVEFILSCTKSLPLDLQQGDPDLLHLSAEANLILQRLRKMKDKDDPGFEVLYDDVKLLAASVGVEESPPLVCGQPVSPDDFNTQDLREGYKTSLFIPFLDHVMSELQEQLLDSSPRFLAQYLIPDKLPLLESQEAEAALHDAFQGDLPSPDSFHLELQRWRENWTEVPREERPSSLLNALQHLNPFRFPSINAALSVLATMPISVAPGERASRALERARMWQQDPGQASQLPGLALMAIHQDIEVDVDQVLRGLHLFTH